CCGTACCGCCGCTCATCCCGGCCGCGAAGTTGCGCCCGGTCGGGCCGAGCACGACGACGGTGCCGCCGGTCATGTACTCGCAGCCGTGGTCGCCCACGCCCTCGACGATCGCGGTGACGCCCGAGTTGCGGACGCAGAACCGCTCGCCGGCCTGGCCGCGGAGGAAGATCTCGCCCGAGGTCGCGCCGTACCCGATCGTGTTGCCCGCGATGATCTGCTGCGAGGCATCGAAGGTCGCGGCCCGGTCGGGGCGCACGACGATGCGACCGCCGGACAGACCCTTGCCGACGTAGTCGTTGGCGTCGCCCTCGATCCGCAGCGTGATGCCCTTCGGCACGAACGCGCCGAACGAGTTGCCCGCCTCGCCGGTGAAGGTGATGTCGATCGTGCCCTCGGGCAGACCCTCGGCGCGGTACCGCTTGGTCAGCTCGTGTCCGAGCATGGTGCCGACCGTCCGGTTGACGTTGCGGATCGCGACCTGGGCACGCACGGGCTCGCCGTTCTCCAGCGCCGGGGCGCAGATCGCGATGAGCTCGTTGTCGAGCGCCTTGTCGATGCCGTGGTCCTGGACGGTGGTGTTGCGCAGGGCGGCACCCTCGGGCAGGTCGGGCACGTGGAAGACCGGCTCGATGTCGAGCCCGGCGGCCTTCCAGTGGTTGATCGCGCGAGCGGCGTCCAGCACCTCGGCGTGGCCGATGGCCTCGTCCAGGCTGCGGAAACCGAGCTCGGCGAGGATCTCGCGGACCTCCTCGGCGACGTACTCGAAGAAGTTCACGACGTACTCGGCCTTGCCGGAGTAGCGCTCGCGCAGGACCGGGTTCTGCGTCGCGACGCCCACCGGGCAGGTGTCGAGGTGGCAGACCCGCATCAGGATGCAGCCCGAGACCACCAGCGGAGCGGTGGCGAAGCCGTACTCCTCGGCGCCGAGCAGCGCGGCGATGACGACGTCACGACCGGTCTTCAGCTGGCCGTCGGCCTGCACCACGACGCGGTCGCGCAGCCCGTTGAGCAGCAGGGTCTGCTGGGTCTCGGCCAGGCCGAGCTCCCAGGGACCACCGGCGTGCTTGAGCGAGGTCAGCGGGGACGCTCCCGTGCCACCGTCGTGACCGGAGATCAGGACGACGTCCGCGTGCGCTTTGGAGACACCCGCGGCAACCGTGCCGACACCGACCTCGGCGACCAGCTTCACGTGCACCCGTGCGGACGGGTTCGCGTTCTTCAGGTCGTGGATCAGCTGGGCCAGGTCCTCGATCGAGTAGATGTCGTGGTGCGGCGGCGGCGAGATCAGGCCCACGCCGGGCGTGCTGTGCCGGGTCTTGGCCACCCAGGGGTAGACCTTGTTGCCGGGCAGCTGGCCACCCTCGCCGGGCTTGGCACCCTGCGCCATCTTGATCTGGATGTCGTCGGCGTTGGTCAGGTACTCCGAGGTGACGCCGAAGCGTCCCGAGGCGACCTGCTTGATCGACGAGCGACGCTCGGGGTCGTAGAGCCGGTCTGCGTCCTCGCCGCCCTCACCGGTGTTCGACTTGCCGCCGAGGCGGTTCATCGCGATCGCCAGCGTCTCGTGGGCCTCCCGCGAGATCGAGCCGTAGGACATGGCACCGGTCGAGAACCGCTTGACGATCGCCGAGACGGGCTCGACCTCGTCGATCGAGATCGGGGCGCGCTGGGTCTCCGCGCCGTCCTTGAAGCGGAAGAGCCCGCGCAGGGTCATCAGCTTCTCGGCCTGCTCGTCGATCGCCGAGGTGTACTGCTTGAACACGTCGTAGCGGCCCGAGCGCGTGGCGTGCTGGAGACGGAAGACCGTCTCGGGGTTGAACAGGTGCAGCTCACCCTCGCGGCGCCACTGGTACTCGCCACCGATGGCGAGGTCGCGGTGCGCGGGCGCGATGCCGTCGATCGGGTACGCCGTGCGGTGCCGCAGGGCGACCTCCTCGGCGATCACGTCGAGGCCGATGCCCCCGAGCTTGGAGGTGGTGCCGGTGAAGTACTTGTCGACGAGCTCCTCGGACAGGCCGAGGGCCTCGAAGATCTGCGCGCCCGTGTACGACGCCACGGTCGACACGCCCATCTTGGACATCACCTTGAGCACGCCCTTGCCCAGCGACTTCACCAGGTTCTTGACGGCCTGCTCGGGCTCCGCCTTCACGTAGAAGCCGTCCCGGGCGAGGTCCTCGACGGTCTCCATCGCCAGGTACGGGTTGACCGCAGCGGCACCGAAGCCGATCAGCGTCGCGACGTGGTGCACCTCGCGCACGTCGCCCGCCTCGACCAGCAGGCCGACCTGGGTGCGGGACTTCTCCCGGACCAGGTGGTGGTGGACCGCCGCGGTGAGCAGCAGCGACGGGATCGGCGCCTTGGTGGCGTCCGAGTGGCGGTCGGAGAGCACGATGATGCGCGCTCCACCGGCGATCGCCGCGGAGACCTCGGCGCAGATCTCGTCGAGGCGCTCGGCGAGGGCCTCACCGCCGCCGGCGACGTCGTACAGACCGCGTGCGACGTGGGTGACGAAACCGGGGTGGTCACCCTCGTTGTTGATGTGCCGGATCTTCACCAGCTCGTCGTTGGTGATCACCGGGAACGGCAGCACGACCTGGCGGCAGGACGACGGGCCGGGCGACAGCAGGTTCGCCTCGGGGCCGATCGACCCGTTCAGGCTGGTGACCAGCTCCTCGCGGATCGCGTCCAGCGGCGGGTTGGTGACCTGCGCGAACAGCTGCGCGAAGTAGTCGAACAGCAGGCGCGGCCGGTCCGAGAGCACGGCCACCGGGGTGTCGGTGCCCATCGAGCCCAGCGGCTCACCACCGGTGTTCGCCATCGGCGTCAGGATGACGCGCAGCTCCTCCTCGGTGTAGCCGAAGATCTGCTGGCGACGGGTGACCGACGCGTGGCTGTGCACGACGTGCTCGCGGTCGGCGATGTCGGAGAGCTTGATCAGTCCGGCGTGGAGCCACTCGTCGTAGGGGTTCTCGGCGGCGAGCGAGGACTTGATCTCCTCGTCCTCGATGATCCGGTGCTCCTCGGTGTCGATGAGGAACATCTTGCCGGGCTGCAGGCGGCCCTTGCGGACGATCGACTCCGGGGCGAGGTCGAGCACGCCGACCTCGCTGGCCAGGACGACCAGGCCCTCGTCGGTGACCCAGTAGCGGCTCGGGCGCAGACCGTTG
The DNA window shown above is from Marmoricola sp. OAE513 and carries:
- the gltB gene encoding glutamate synthase large subunit; this translates as MHAFPPPAPGALTNGNLGFTNYPQAQGLYDPKHDRDACGVAFVATLTGVPSHAIVTQALTALRNLEHRGAAGAEPNSGDGAGILLQVPDRFFREVTAELGFELPAQHAYAVGTAFLPGDAEHVEKTRRRIEEIATEEGLTVLGWREVPTDPSSLGKTAHDCMPSFAQIFVASSGSRLLGMGLERLAFCLRKRAERETDVYFPSLSSRTIAYKGMLTTDQLDHVFPDLVDERVESAVGVVHSRFSTNTFPSWPLSHPFRFIAHNGEINTVMGNRNWMRAREALLESDVIPGDLERLFPICTPGASDSASFDEVLELLHMGGRSLPHAVLMMIPEAWENHTEMDAARKAFYEFHSAMMEPWDGPACVVFTDGTQVGAVLDRNGLRPSRYWVTDEGLVVLASEVGVLDLAPESIVRKGRLQPGKMFLIDTEEHRIIEDEEIKSSLAAENPYDEWLHAGLIKLSDIADREHVVHSHASVTRRQQIFGYTEEELRVILTPMANTGGEPLGSMGTDTPVAVLSDRPRLLFDYFAQLFAQVTNPPLDAIREELVTSLNGSIGPEANLLSPGPSSCRQVVLPFPVITNDELVKIRHINNEGDHPGFVTHVARGLYDVAGGGEALAERLDEICAEVSAAIAGGARIIVLSDRHSDATKAPIPSLLLTAAVHHHLVREKSRTQVGLLVEAGDVREVHHVATLIGFGAAAVNPYLAMETVEDLARDGFYVKAEPEQAVKNLVKSLGKGVLKVMSKMGVSTVASYTGAQIFEALGLSEELVDKYFTGTTSKLGGIGLDVIAEEVALRHRTAYPIDGIAPAHRDLAIGGEYQWRREGELHLFNPETVFRLQHATRSGRYDVFKQYTSAIDEQAEKLMTLRGLFRFKDGAETQRAPISIDEVEPVSAIVKRFSTGAMSYGSISREAHETLAIAMNRLGGKSNTGEGGEDADRLYDPERRSSIKQVASGRFGVTSEYLTNADDIQIKMAQGAKPGEGGQLPGNKVYPWVAKTRHSTPGVGLISPPPHHDIYSIEDLAQLIHDLKNANPSARVHVKLVAEVGVGTVAAGVSKAHADVVLISGHDGGTGASPLTSLKHAGGPWELGLAETQQTLLLNGLRDRVVVQADGQLKTGRDVVIAALLGAEEYGFATAPLVVSGCILMRVCHLDTCPVGVATQNPVLRERYSGKAEYVVNFFEYVAEEVREILAELGFRSLDEAIGHAEVLDAARAINHWKAAGLDIEPVFHVPDLPEGAALRNTTVQDHGIDKALDNELIAICAPALENGEPVRAQVAIRNVNRTVGTMLGHELTKRYRAEGLPEGTIDITFTGEAGNSFGAFVPKGITLRIEGDANDYVGKGLSGGRIVVRPDRAATFDASQQIIAGNTIGYGATSGEIFLRGQAGERFCVRNSGVTAIVEGVGDHGCEYMTGGTVVVLGPTGRNFAAGMSGGTAYVLDLDPARTNRELVDLGPVPAADVAKLEGLVRKHLEETGSTVAESLLADWDTAVTRFTEVMPRDYRTVMEAKAKAEADGLGEAEVAKKMMESLHG